A part of Curtobacterium sp. MCLR17_036 genomic DNA contains:
- a CDS encoding DUF4190 domain-containing protein — MSDQNEWPKPGETTTGGASTGQPDGSSAPDAPQAPDAPAAPSAPEPPQHGGPNPSAAPQQQSNPYAAPQQPDPYAAQQQHNPYAAPQQQHQQNPYAAPQQQSNPYAAPQQPSYGQPQQGAQNPYAQQQKQQHGGQDPYAAQQPYGGTQYGSTQYGGTQYGSTQYGGNQYGSTPYGANPYAASGYQPYAQRPKTNTLAILSIVFGLASIPFWFIAILLGPAGAILGHVALGKVKQNGETGRGLALTGIIAGWVMTGVWILWIVFVVILATYGNGSGTPYDYDYDSGTGAFVG; from the coding sequence GTGTCCGATCAGAACGAGTGGCCGAAGCCGGGCGAGACGACGACGGGAGGTGCGTCGACCGGTCAGCCGGACGGCTCGTCCGCTCCGGACGCCCCGCAGGCACCGGACGCCCCGGCGGCGCCGTCGGCTCCTGAGCCGCCGCAGCACGGCGGCCCGAACCCCTCCGCGGCACCCCAGCAGCAGTCGAACCCGTACGCGGCACCCCAGCAGCCCGACCCGTACGCGGCGCAGCAGCAGCACAACCCGTACGCGGCGCCCCAGCAGCAGCACCAGCAGAACCCGTACGCCGCGCCCCAACAGCAGTCGAACCCGTACGCGGCGCCGCAGCAGCCGTCGTACGGCCAGCCGCAGCAGGGTGCGCAGAACCCGTACGCGCAGCAGCAGAAGCAGCAGCACGGCGGCCAGGACCCGTACGCGGCACAGCAGCCGTACGGCGGCACGCAGTACGGCAGCACGCAGTACGGCGGAACCCAGTACGGCAGCACCCAGTACGGCGGAAATCAGTACGGCAGCACGCCCTACGGGGCGAACCCGTACGCCGCGAGCGGATACCAGCCGTACGCGCAGCGCCCGAAGACGAACACCCTCGCGATCCTGTCCATCGTCTTCGGCCTGGCGTCGATCCCGTTCTGGTTCATCGCGATCCTGCTCGGCCCCGCCGGCGCGATCCTCGGCCACGTCGCCCTCGGCAAGGTGAAGCAGAACGGCGAGACCGGCCGCGGTCTGGCGCTGACCGGCATCATCGCCGGCTGGGTGATGACCGGTGTCTGGATCCTCTGGATCGTCTTCGTCGTCATCCTGGCGACGTACGGCAACGGCTCGGGAACGCCCTACGACTACGACTACGACTCCGGGACCGGCGCCTTCGTCGGCTGA
- the tsaD gene encoding tRNA (adenosine(37)-N6)-threonylcarbamoyltransferase complex transferase subunit TsaD, whose product MSATEPLVLGIETSCDETGVGIVRGSTLLANVIASSMDEHARYGGVVPEVAARAHLEAMTPTLHEALDRAGVTLDELDAVAVTAGPGLAGALMVGVGAAKALAVATGKPLYGVNHLVGHVGADVLRSDGSEIELPTVALLVSGGHTSLLLVRDLVGDVELLGETIDDAAGEAFDKVARLLGLPYPGGPQIDRAAADGDPTAIRFPRGLTLPKDMAAHRYDFSFSGLKTAVARWVERCRDEGREVPVADVAASFREAVVDVLLTKALHACRDTGVDRLLLGGGVVANARLRQVAEERCAAAGVALRIPPFDLCTDNGAMIAAVGARLVAEGHAPSDLGLAADSTLPVTTVQV is encoded by the coding sequence GTGAGCGCGACTGAACCACTGGTGCTCGGCATCGAGACGAGCTGCGACGAGACCGGCGTCGGCATCGTGCGGGGGAGCACCCTGCTGGCGAACGTCATCGCGTCGAGCATGGACGAGCACGCCCGGTACGGCGGCGTCGTGCCCGAGGTCGCGGCACGCGCGCACCTCGAGGCGATGACCCCGACCCTGCACGAGGCGCTCGACCGCGCCGGGGTGACGCTCGACGAGCTCGACGCCGTCGCCGTCACCGCGGGGCCCGGGCTGGCGGGGGCGCTCATGGTGGGGGTGGGGGCCGCGAAGGCGCTCGCCGTGGCGACGGGCAAGCCGCTCTACGGGGTCAACCACCTGGTCGGCCACGTCGGTGCCGACGTGCTGCGCTCGGACGGCTCCGAGATCGAGCTGCCGACCGTGGCGCTGCTGGTGTCCGGCGGGCACACCTCGCTGCTCCTGGTGCGGGACCTGGTCGGCGACGTCGAGCTGCTCGGCGAGACGATCGACGACGCTGCGGGCGAGGCGTTCGACAAGGTCGCCCGGTTGCTCGGCCTGCCGTACCCGGGCGGCCCGCAGATCGACCGTGCCGCGGCTGATGGCGACCCGACGGCGATCCGGTTCCCCCGCGGCCTGACGCTGCCGAAGGACATGGCGGCCCACCGGTACGACTTCTCGTTCTCGGGGCTGAAGACCGCCGTTGCGCGGTGGGTCGAGCGCTGCCGCGACGAGGGGCGCGAGGTGCCCGTGGCCGACGTCGCCGCGAGCTTCCGCGAGGCGGTCGTCGACGTCCTGCTCACCAAGGCGCTGCACGCCTGCCGCGACACCGGCGTCGACCGGCTGCTGCTCGGCGGCGGCGTCGTCGCGAACGCCCGGCTGCGGCAGGTCGCCGAGGAGCGCTGCGCTGCCGCGGGGGTGGCGCTGCGGATCCCGCCGTTCGACCTGTGCACGGACAACGGCGCGATGATCGCCGCGGTCGGGGCACGGCTCGTGGCCGAGGGGCACGCGCCGAGCGACCTCGGACTCGCGGCCGACTCGACGCTGCCGGTGACGACCGTCCAGGTCTGA
- the rimI gene encoding ribosomal protein S18-alanine N-acetyltransferase, with product MTLPDELRLRRAHPQDLDDIMWLEHASFPTDAWSASQMSGELYSPHGYYVVVETADDTSAPLVVGYAGLSSLAGNPVADVQTIAVAADQRGKGLGRVLFTELLDEARRRGVREVFLEVRADNPVAQAMYTAFGFEHIATRPRYYQPDGVDAWVMRADLPGPDAERSSGVGPIGQEALGERD from the coding sequence GTGACCCTGCCGGACGAGCTCCGCCTGCGGCGGGCCCACCCGCAGGACCTCGACGACATCATGTGGCTCGAGCACGCCTCGTTCCCGACGGACGCCTGGTCGGCGTCGCAGATGTCGGGCGAGCTGTACTCGCCGCACGGGTACTACGTCGTGGTCGAGACGGCCGACGACACGTCCGCGCCGCTGGTCGTCGGGTACGCCGGGCTCTCCTCGCTCGCGGGCAACCCGGTCGCCGACGTGCAGACCATCGCCGTCGCCGCGGACCAGCGCGGCAAGGGCCTCGGGCGGGTGCTGTTCACGGAGCTCCTCGACGAGGCCCGTCGCCGCGGTGTGCGCGAGGTGTTCCTCGAGGTCCGCGCCGACAACCCCGTGGCGCAGGCGATGTACACGGCGTTCGGGTTCGAGCACATCGCGACCCGGCCCCGCTACTACCAACCGGACGGCGTCGACGCGTGGGTGATGCGGGCGGACCTGCCCGGCCCGGACGCCGAGCGGTCGTCGGGCGTCGGACCCATCGGACAGGAGGCCCTCGGTGAGCGCGACTGA
- the tsaB gene encoding tRNA (adenosine(37)-N6)-threonylcarbamoyltransferase complex dimerization subunit type 1 TsaB: MLLAIDTSAGTSVAVVDPATGRALATRDTEDSRRHAEVIGPFLAEVLAEAGTSPADVTGVVAGTGPGPFTGLRVGIAAARTFAAARGVPVLPLVSHDAVAADARDGRPDGPFVVLTDARRREVYWSAYDQTGTRVAGPGLAKPVDLDEVIRASRPDAVGWDRVTALSVPAWRLGALAADRLASGAAFDQDTALYLRDPDVTVPGAPKRVKQ; the protein is encoded by the coding sequence GTGCTGCTCGCGATCGACACCTCCGCCGGGACCTCCGTCGCCGTCGTCGACCCGGCCACCGGCCGGGCGCTCGCGACCCGCGACACCGAGGACAGCCGCCGGCACGCCGAGGTGATCGGCCCGTTCCTCGCCGAGGTGCTGGCCGAGGCCGGCACCAGTCCCGCCGACGTCACCGGCGTCGTCGCCGGTACGGGCCCCGGCCCCTTCACCGGCCTGCGCGTCGGCATCGCCGCCGCGCGCACCTTCGCCGCGGCACGCGGCGTCCCCGTCCTGCCGCTCGTCAGCCACGACGCGGTGGCCGCCGACGCGCGCGACGGCCGACCGGACGGGCCGTTCGTCGTCCTGACGGACGCCCGCCGCCGCGAGGTCTACTGGAGCGCCTACGACCAGACCGGCACACGCGTCGCGGGCCCTGGACTCGCGAAGCCGGTGGACCTCGACGAGGTGATCCGGGCCTCCCGGCCCGACGCGGTGGGCTGGGACCGCGTGACGGCCCTGTCGGTGCCGGCCTGGAGGCTCGGGGCGCTCGCCGCGGACCGGCTCGCGTCCGGCGCGGCGTTCGACCAGGACACGGCCCTGTACCTGCGCGACCCCGACGTGACCGTGCCGGGTGCGCCGAAGCGGGTCAAGCAGTGA
- a CDS encoding serine hydrolase domain-containing protein — translation MRRRDARPWGAVVQAGDGTLRPLRDFPAPYRPDGLVEWGSVTKAVTAAAVGAAVAKGLVQLDDDVSRVVPRLTAARFSVGEVLEHRAGLLRMAHPLRATVQRDPYADVVGRRLDPDVVAPVLRRGEVLYSNLGYAVLGEVLDTVTGDWWAWSTSRVLDPAGVSTATLRPLPPERVLPRRRDGTEAAPWTIGAGAYAAAGGVWSTFADLTRFLAASVRAPTTPRGWQRGRGADLVNGATRHSRACALRPHGSTDVVVAHGLRTGAALDRWTIELTRALVDPSDRERGG, via the coding sequence GTGCGGCGTCGTGACGCTCGCCCGTGGGGCGCCGTGGTGCAGGCGGGCGACGGGACGCTCCGTCCGCTCCGCGACTTCCCGGCGCCGTACCGGCCCGACGGCCTCGTGGAGTGGGGCAGCGTCACGAAGGCGGTCACGGCGGCGGCCGTCGGGGCCGCCGTCGCCAAGGGCCTGGTGCAGCTCGACGACGACGTGTCCCGCGTCGTGCCCCGGCTGACGGCCGCACGGTTCAGCGTCGGCGAGGTCCTGGAGCACCGGGCCGGACTCCTCCGCATGGCGCACCCGCTGCGTGCGACGGTGCAGCGCGACCCGTACGCCGACGTCGTGGGACGCCGACTCGACCCAGACGTCGTCGCCCCCGTCCTCCGGCGCGGGGAGGTCCTGTACTCCAACCTCGGATACGCCGTCCTGGGCGAGGTGCTCGACACGGTCACCGGGGACTGGTGGGCCTGGAGCACGTCGCGGGTCCTCGACCCGGCCGGGGTCTCGACCGCGACCCTGCGGCCACTGCCGCCCGAGCGCGTCCTGCCCCGTCGGCGCGACGGCACGGAGGCCGCACCCTGGACGATCGGGGCCGGTGCCTACGCCGCCGCCGGTGGTGTCTGGTCGACGTTCGCGGACCTCACCCGCTTCCTCGCCGCATCGGTGCGGGCGCCGACGACCCCGCGGGGCTGGCAGCGCGGCAGGGGCGCCGACCTGGTCAACGGGGCGACCCGGCACAGTCGCGCCTGCGCCCTCCGCCCGCACGGCTCGACCGACGTGGTGGTCGCGCACGGCCTGCGGACCGGCGCCGCCCTCGACCGGTGGACGATCGAACTGACCCGGGCGCTGGTCGACCCGTCAGACCGGGAGCGCGGCGGGTGA
- a CDS encoding AI-2E family transporter: MHLRRSPAPTSVRPSTWTDPYGRLAVRCMQTVVIVVVIGAIVTAATTLSLVTIPLLLALIIASALHPLVAWLRRHGVPSVLATSIAFVAVLAAGAGVLWLLVSTFAGQWPMLQASAVDGLQQLQDLLHELPVRVTDGQIEDAVSGVVDFVTSARFGAGAIAGISAVTNFVTGAVLTAVILFFFLKDGPALWEFLLRPFTGDQYDRARRIGDRVVTTLGGYVRGTAAVAAFDALAIGSGLAVLGVPLTIPLAVVAFVTSFIPMIGAPIAGTLAALVTLVALGPVKAVIVVAIVVLVNQVEGNFLQPVLMGKTLRLHGLVILVGLTAGTVLGGVTGALLAVPLIAAGWGIVQVWNGEDAPAMPWRQKRRETVPVG, from the coding sequence ATGCACCTGCGCCGCTCCCCCGCGCCCACGTCCGTCCGACCGAGCACCTGGACCGACCCCTACGGCCGGCTCGCGGTCCGCTGCATGCAGACGGTCGTGATCGTCGTGGTGATCGGCGCGATCGTCACCGCCGCGACGACGCTCAGCCTCGTCACGATCCCCCTGCTCCTCGCGCTCATCATCGCCTCGGCGCTGCACCCCCTGGTCGCCTGGCTGCGGCGGCACGGGGTGCCCTCGGTGCTCGCGACCTCGATCGCGTTCGTGGCCGTCCTCGCCGCGGGTGCCGGTGTCCTGTGGCTGCTCGTCTCGACGTTCGCCGGTCAGTGGCCGATGCTGCAGGCCTCGGCGGTCGACGGGTTGCAACAACTGCAGGACCTGCTGCACGAGCTGCCCGTCCGGGTGACCGACGGGCAGATCGAGGACGCGGTGTCCGGCGTCGTCGACTTCGTCACGAGCGCCCGGTTCGGAGCCGGGGCGATCGCCGGCATCTCCGCGGTGACGAACTTCGTGACCGGGGCGGTGCTCACCGCGGTCATCCTGTTCTTCTTCCTGAAGGACGGCCCGGCGCTGTGGGAGTTCCTGCTGCGCCCGTTCACCGGCGACCAGTACGACCGCGCCCGTCGGATCGGCGACCGCGTGGTGACGACCCTCGGCGGGTACGTGCGCGGGACCGCCGCCGTCGCCGCCTTCGACGCGCTCGCGATCGGCAGCGGACTCGCCGTGCTCGGCGTCCCCCTGACCATCCCGCTCGCCGTGGTGGCCTTCGTGACCTCGTTCATCCCGATGATCGGCGCCCCGATCGCCGGCACCCTGGCCGCCCTCGTGACGCTCGTCGCACTCGGCCCGGTGAAGGCCGTCATCGTGGTGGCGATCGTCGTGCTCGTCAACCAGGTCGAGGGCAACTTCCTGCAGCCGGTGCTCATGGGGAAGACCCTGCGACTGCACGGCCTCGTCATCCTGGTCGGGCTGACGGCGGGCACCGTGCTCGGCGGGGTGACGGGTGCGCTGCTCGCGGTCCCGCTCATCGCAGCCGGCTGGGGCATCGTGCAGGTCTGGAACGGCGAGGACGCACCGGCCATGCCCTGGCGGCAGAAGCGTCGCGAGACGGTCCCGGTGGGCTGA
- a CDS encoding NAD(P)H-dependent oxidoreductase: MPTLIVTAHPDPDSLTHHLAARLRDALPAGTVETADLAAEGFDPRFTLADRQTYRTGTDAPADVVAEQQRIDRATDLVLVFPVWWWSVPAVLKGWIDRVFVNGWAFDVDPDGGIRRALGRLTVHMVPIAGDDAGVYERHGYAEALRTQVEHGIVDFCGARRGATVFVHDSETEDAEARERAVAAAVEGVRRAVVERAPAGDR, from the coding sequence GTGCCGACGCTCATCGTGACCGCCCACCCGGACCCCGACTCGCTCACCCACCACCTCGCGGCTCGCCTGCGGGACGCCCTGCCCGCGGGGACGGTCGAGACCGCCGACCTGGCGGCCGAGGGGTTCGACCCGCGCTTCACCCTCGCCGACCGGCAGACCTACCGGACCGGCACGGACGCCCCGGCCGACGTCGTCGCCGAGCAGCAGCGCATCGACCGCGCCACCGACCTCGTCCTCGTGTTCCCGGTCTGGTGGTGGTCCGTGCCCGCGGTGCTCAAGGGCTGGATCGACCGCGTGTTCGTGAACGGCTGGGCGTTCGACGTCGACCCGGACGGCGGCATCCGTCGGGCGCTCGGTCGGCTCACCGTCCACATGGTGCCGATCGCGGGCGACGACGCCGGCGTGTACGAACGGCACGGGTACGCCGAGGCGCTCCGGACGCAGGTCGAGCACGGCATCGTCGACTTCTGCGGTGCCCGGCGGGGTGCCACCGTGTTCGTGCACGACTCCGAGACCGAGGACGCCGAGGCCCGCGAGCGCGCGGTCGCCGCGGCGGTGGAGGGTGTCCGTCGGGCGGTCGTCGAGCGTGCCCCGGCCGGTGACCGGTAG
- a CDS encoding GNAT family N-acetyltransferase, with amino-acid sequence MDAGAVDDLRSFLVGADLTVAGLDRARSEPTVRLWVDRADDGRVVGSTGYETSDDGVHVLVRSVAVAPHLRGLGHGTRLARFAVDHAAATGARRAWLFSRRSGPFWQSLGFTPADRDDLAAALAATHQVRSFRRTGQLAHEVAWSLDLTAE; translated from the coding sequence GTGGACGCCGGTGCGGTCGACGACCTCCGCTCCTTCCTCGTCGGAGCCGACCTGACCGTCGCCGGCCTCGACCGGGCCCGTTCCGAGCCGACCGTCCGGCTGTGGGTCGACCGTGCCGACGACGGCCGCGTCGTCGGCAGCACCGGGTACGAGACGAGCGACGACGGCGTCCACGTGCTCGTCCGCAGCGTGGCGGTGGCGCCGCACCTGCGGGGGCTCGGCCACGGCACCCGGCTCGCGCGCTTCGCCGTCGACCACGCCGCGGCCACGGGCGCGCGACGGGCATGGCTGTTCTCGCGGCGCTCCGGTCCGTTCTGGCAGTCGCTCGGGTTCACCCCCGCCGACCGCGACGACCTCGCCGCCGCCCTGGCCGCCACCCACCAGGTCCGGTCGTTCCGGCGGACCGGGCAGCTCGCGCACGAGGTCGCCTGGTCCCTCGACCTGACCGCGGAGTGA
- the tsaE gene encoding tRNA (adenosine(37)-N6)-threonylcarbamoyltransferase complex ATPase subunit type 1 TsaE: MTDPARVLLDTTVEGTAAMGELGARLAAVLRAGDLVVLTGPLGAGKTTLTRGLGAALGARGQVSSPTFVLARTHPTSAGPDLVHVDAYRLSDPVELDDLDLDWDAAIVVVEWGRGMVDGISDSVLDVEITRATGADAADHGVDDDLDPDDVPDEPRRVVVTATGPRWTGVDL; encoded by the coding sequence GTGACCGACCCGGCACGGGTCCTGCTCGACACGACCGTCGAGGGCACCGCGGCGATGGGGGAGCTCGGCGCACGACTGGCCGCGGTGCTGCGGGCCGGTGACCTGGTCGTGCTGACCGGGCCGCTCGGTGCCGGCAAGACGACCCTGACCCGCGGCCTCGGCGCGGCGCTCGGCGCGCGCGGCCAGGTGTCCAGCCCGACGTTCGTGCTCGCTCGCACCCACCCGACCTCGGCCGGTCCCGACCTCGTGCACGTGGACGCCTACCGGCTGTCGGACCCGGTCGAGCTCGACGACCTCGACCTCGACTGGGACGCGGCGATCGTCGTCGTCGAGTGGGGCCGCGGCATGGTCGACGGCATCAGCGACAGCGTGCTCGACGTCGAGATCACGCGGGCGACCGGCGCGGACGCGGCCGACCACGGTGTCGACGACGACCTCGATCCCGACGACGTGCCCGACGAGCCGCGCCGGGTCGTCGTCACCGCGACGGGGCCGCGCTGGACGGGCGTCGACCTCTGA
- the alr gene encoding alanine racemase, protein MSSAPLRQARIDLDAYRANLDLVREWMDPVDVMAIMKADAYGHGLEPIALAAVDAGIRWIGVLTVPAALRLRSIGVGEDVHLFTWQHDPDLDFRDAIDSAVDLGVSNVAELQRVVDAVDHRPARVHLGVDSGLHRDGATASDWPALVELARDAQRQGRIEVVAAYTHLAETSDHEDSAAVAVFDAAVEIAEDLGLDIPTEHVAASLAGLERKEFRKDMVRMGANLFGIPGADGVSAADLGLEPVMTLTASVAKTKRVPVGTGVSYDYTYRTATETTLALVPVGYADGVPRLAQGRVEVTINGTRYPIAGRVAMDQFLVDVGDDDVRTGDTVVLFGAGAHGEQTVLEWGAALDTIGEEIVCRIGARVPRVYDGHEVEGRVGAYLRGERP, encoded by the coding sequence GTGAGCTCGGCACCGCTGCGGCAGGCCCGCATCGACCTCGACGCCTACCGTGCCAACCTCGACCTGGTCCGCGAGTGGATGGACCCGGTCGACGTCATGGCGATCATGAAGGCCGACGCCTACGGGCACGGCCTCGAACCGATCGCGCTCGCCGCGGTCGACGCCGGCATCCGGTGGATCGGGGTGCTGACGGTCCCCGCGGCCCTGCGCCTGCGGTCGATCGGCGTCGGCGAGGACGTCCACCTGTTCACGTGGCAGCACGACCCGGACCTCGACTTCCGCGACGCGATCGACTCCGCCGTCGACCTCGGCGTCTCGAACGTCGCCGAGCTGCAGCGCGTGGTCGACGCCGTCGACCACCGACCGGCCCGGGTGCACCTCGGCGTCGACTCGGGGCTGCACCGCGACGGTGCGACGGCGTCGGACTGGCCGGCGCTCGTCGAGCTCGCCCGCGACGCCCAGCGGCAGGGCCGCATCGAGGTCGTCGCCGCGTACACACACCTGGCCGAGACCTCGGACCACGAGGACAGCGCCGCGGTCGCGGTGTTCGACGCCGCGGTCGAGATCGCGGAGGACCTCGGGCTCGACATCCCGACGGAGCACGTCGCCGCGTCGCTCGCCGGACTCGAACGCAAGGAGTTCCGCAAGGACATGGTGCGGATGGGGGCGAACCTGTTCGGCATCCCCGGCGCGGACGGCGTCTCGGCAGCGGACCTCGGGCTCGAACCCGTGATGACCCTGACGGCGTCGGTCGCCAAGACGAAGCGGGTCCCGGTCGGCACCGGCGTCTCGTACGACTACACGTACCGGACGGCCACCGAGACGACGCTCGCGCTCGTCCCCGTCGGGTACGCGGACGGCGTCCCACGCCTGGCGCAGGGACGGGTCGAGGTGACGATCAACGGCACGCGCTACCCGATCGCCGGTCGTGTCGCGATGGACCAGTTCCTGGTCGACGTCGGCGACGACGACGTCCGCACCGGCGACACGGTGGTGCTCTTCGGCGCGGGTGCCCACGGCGAGCAGACGGTCCTGGAGTGGGGTGCCGCGCTCGACACCATCGGCGAGGAGATCGTCTGCCGCATCGGCGCGCGCGTGCCGCGCGTGTACGACGGGCACGAGGTCGAGGGCCGAGTCGGCGCCTACCTGCGAGGCGAACGGCCGTGA
- the alr gene encoding alanine racemase: MSAFTGVTVDREALIENYATIAEQVAPSGVIAVVKANGYGHGALDAARAFVDAGAEWLGVADLDEAVALRQGGIDEGVRILAWLHAPDEDFRRAAQYGITPAVSSVDQLSAAADSEVPAVHLCVDTGLSRNGAVESEWAELFATAGALARGGNRTRVEGLMSHLSNASRTDDLDQDAALQRALDGLSANGIVPDVVHLAASAASLAVPETRRDLSRVGLALYGLSPFPDRTSADLGLRPAMRVTAAVLRTVPVRAGDGVSYGYTWRAGSDTRLAVIGLGYADGFDRDFGNRVSVRIGDRTFPVVGRVAMNAMHVDIGDADVRVGDEAVLWGDPANGDPAVEDWAAAVGTINYEVVARIGRSVERRTT, from the coding sequence CGACGATCGCCGAGCAGGTCGCGCCGTCCGGGGTGATCGCGGTGGTCAAGGCGAACGGCTACGGCCACGGCGCCCTCGACGCCGCGCGCGCCTTCGTGGACGCCGGCGCCGAGTGGCTCGGCGTCGCCGACCTCGACGAGGCCGTCGCCCTGCGGCAGGGCGGCATCGACGAGGGGGTGCGGATCCTCGCGTGGTTGCACGCCCCCGACGAGGACTTCCGACGGGCCGCGCAGTACGGCATCACGCCCGCGGTCTCGAGCGTCGACCAGCTGTCCGCCGCCGCCGACTCCGAGGTGCCGGCCGTGCACCTCTGCGTGGACACCGGGTTGAGCCGCAACGGCGCCGTCGAGTCCGAGTGGGCCGAGCTCTTCGCGACGGCCGGGGCGCTCGCGCGCGGCGGCAACCGCACGCGGGTCGAGGGCCTCATGTCCCACCTGTCGAACGCCTCGCGCACCGACGACCTCGACCAGGACGCCGCACTCCAGCGGGCCCTCGACGGCCTGTCGGCGAACGGCATCGTTCCGGACGTCGTGCACCTCGCCGCGAGTGCCGCGTCGCTGGCCGTGCCGGAGACCCGTCGCGACCTGTCCCGTGTCGGTCTCGCGCTGTACGGCCTCAGTCCCTTCCCCGACCGGACCTCGGCCGACCTCGGTCTGCGTCCGGCGATGCGCGTCACCGCCGCGGTGCTCCGCACCGTGCCCGTCCGGGCCGGCGACGGGGTCTCCTACGGCTACACCTGGCGGGCCGGGTCCGACACCCGGCTGGCCGTCATCGGACTCGGCTACGCGGACGGCTTCGACCGCGACTTCGGCAACCGGGTCTCCGTCCGGATCGGCGACCGCACGTTCCCGGTCGTCGGGCGGGTCGCGATGAACGCCATGCACGTCGACATCGGCGACGCCGACGTCCGCGTCGGCGACGAAGCGGTCCTCTGGGGCGACCCGGCGAACGGCGACCCCGCCGTCGAGGACTGGGCGGCCGCCGTCGGGACGATCAACTACGAGGTGGTCGCCCGCATCGGCCGCAGCGTGGAACGGAGGACGACGTGA